From Planococcus halocryophilus, the proteins below share one genomic window:
- a CDS encoding lmo0937 family membrane protein, with protein MARILWIILAVVIVVWLIGFLMDVAGGLIHILLIIAAIILVINLVTGRKGL; from the coding sequence ATGGCACGTATTCTTTGGATTATTCTTGCAGTTGTTATTGTAGTATGGCTTATCGGATTCTTAATGGACGTAGCAGGCGGTCTAATACACATTCTATTAATTATTGCTGCAATCATTCTAGTTATCAATTTGGTTACCGGTCGTAAAGGTTTATAA